Proteins encoded within one genomic window of Prosthecobacter fusiformis:
- a CDS encoding cytochrome c has protein sequence MDFPSFYMDHLAGGRLIIGLIASLHVLINHPLAVGAYPLLTWMEWWAHKNNRPDVDQLAYKITFVVFIVTTTVGAMTGVGIWLSTSLFAPFAIGSLLRVFFWGWFAEWLVFISEVALIMAWFLTWKKANTPEKKRSHIRIGIALSIMSWITMALIVAVLGFMMKPGEWNQTRAFWDAMTNPLYLPQLGFRTCFAFMTGAVFLWFATFFFTRVSKGTRDDPQRKLRHWIVYRLSHVVLVALLGTFLFGTWYWNAIPDAMKANSSVALLTQEFMSWHGKFETLLGWTVLAFAVIGIGGLGTSFMIPRWALLIPSFMGIWLLGHFERAREFMRKPWVIGEYMYSNGVHKDELAFLQSEGLLKHATYVKHRQVTDANKVECGQDIFMLACSRCHSTTGLNGVIEKFGIMYGVDKDWDSSGMEIFIKGMHQTRTFMPPFPGNDKEASALVAYLQHLRSTRQSLPGVQSVGISISPQAAAAAGAQP, from the coding sequence ATGGACTTTCCCTCGTTTTACATGGACCACCTCGCCGGTGGTCGGCTCATCATCGGTCTCATCGCCAGTTTGCATGTGCTGATCAATCACCCGCTGGCCGTCGGGGCGTATCCGCTGCTCACCTGGATGGAGTGGTGGGCTCACAAAAACAACCGCCCAGATGTAGATCAGCTCGCCTACAAAATCACCTTCGTTGTCTTCATTGTCACCACCACGGTCGGTGCCATGACCGGCGTGGGCATCTGGCTTTCCACCTCCTTATTCGCCCCCTTTGCCATTGGCTCACTGCTCCGGGTTTTCTTTTGGGGCTGGTTCGCCGAGTGGCTGGTGTTCATCAGTGAGGTCGCCCTCATCATGGCTTGGTTTTTGACTTGGAAGAAGGCCAACACCCCCGAAAAAAAGCGCAGTCATATCCGCATCGGCATCGCCCTCAGCATCATGTCCTGGATCACCATGGCATTGATCGTCGCCGTCCTGGGTTTCATGATGAAGCCGGGAGAGTGGAATCAAACCCGTGCCTTTTGGGATGCGATGACCAATCCTCTCTACCTCCCCCAGCTTGGCTTCCGCACCTGCTTCGCCTTCATGACGGGGGCTGTATTCCTCTGGTTCGCCACCTTCTTTTTTACCAGGGTCAGCAAGGGCACGCGTGATGACCCCCAGCGCAAGCTGCGCCACTGGATCGTTTACCGCCTCTCCCATGTCGTACTCGTCGCCTTGCTCGGAACCTTCCTCTTTGGCACCTGGTATTGGAACGCCATCCCGGACGCCATGAAGGCAAACAGCTCCGTGGCCCTGCTCACCCAGGAGTTCATGAGCTGGCATGGGAAGTTTGAGACCTTGCTTGGCTGGACCGTACTGGCCTTTGCCGTCATCGGCATCGGTGGGCTGGGCACCAGTTTCATGATCCCTCGCTGGGCGCTCCTCATCCCCAGTTTCATGGGCATCTGGCTGCTCGGGCACTTCGAGCGGGCTCGTGAGTTCATGCGCAAGCCCTGGGTTATCGGTGAATACATGTACTCCAATGGCGTTCACAAAGACGAGCTCGCCTTCCTGCAGAGTGAGGGCCTGCTCAAACATGCCACCTATGTAAAACATCGTCAGGTGACGGATGCCAACAAGGTGGAGTGCGGGCAGGACATCTTCATGCTCGCGTGCTCCCGCTGTCACAGCACCACCGGCCTCAATGGCGTGATCGAAAAATTCGGCATCATGTATGGCGTGGACAAAGACTGGGACAGCTCAGGCATGGAGATCTTCATCAAAGGCATGCATCAGACCCGCACCTTCATGCCCCCGTTCCCGGGTAATGACAAAGAGGCATCCGCTCTCGTGGCCTACCTCCAGCACCTGCGCTCCACACGCCAGTCCCTTCCCGGCGTGCAGAGCGTCGGCATCTCCATCTCTCCTCAGGCGGCTGCAGCCGCAGGTGCTCAACCCTGA
- a CDS encoding dipeptidase has translation MSALDDLLTCLRFPSVSTDSRHNADTRACADWLVAKLTSMGLTTSLHETPGHPVIVAKNKHIAGRRTVLLYGHYDVQPAEPFAEWKSPPFEPTIRDGVIFCRGATDNKGQLIAHVSGLAETLAKHGDLPVNLTILFEGEEEIGSPNLKPFLEAHRQQLACDVVAISDTGMVGPGIGTFTYGLRGIACMELKVHGPSIDLHSGIFGGAVANPATIAARLAASLHDDQGRVLIPGFYDDVKPLASWERSAWAELGDGDAETLSLTGVPALFGEPEFTERERRWARPTAEVNGIGGGYQGEGSKTVIPREAFVKLSFRLVPDQNPEQILDLATAYLLSKAPASVRLEIKRGHTGQAYLMDPQGPLGKAAQRALTKTFGGKIALIREGGSIPIVQAFKDVLKADTLLLGLALPDCQAHAPNENFPIANLEAGIRLNQALLAELGA, from the coding sequence ATGTCTGCTCTCGACGATCTTCTTACCTGCCTGCGTTTCCCCAGCGTCTCCACCGACTCCCGGCACAACGCAGATACCCGCGCCTGTGCAGACTGGCTCGTGGCCAAGCTCACTTCCATGGGCCTCACCACCTCCCTGCATGAGACCCCCGGGCACCCTGTCATCGTCGCAAAAAACAAGCACATCGCCGGTCGCCGTACCGTCCTGCTTTACGGCCATTACGACGTCCAGCCGGCTGAGCCCTTCGCTGAATGGAAATCCCCACCTTTTGAGCCCACCATCCGCGATGGCGTCATCTTCTGCCGTGGAGCCACGGATAACAAAGGCCAGCTCATCGCCCACGTTTCCGGTCTGGCTGAAACACTCGCCAAACATGGAGATCTGCCCGTCAATCTCACCATTCTCTTTGAGGGGGAAGAAGAGATCGGCAGTCCCAATTTAAAACCCTTTCTGGAGGCTCATCGCCAGCAGCTCGCCTGCGATGTCGTCGCCATTTCGGATACCGGCATGGTTGGCCCCGGCATCGGTACCTTCACGTATGGACTGCGTGGCATCGCCTGCATGGAATTGAAAGTCCACGGTCCCAGCATTGACCTTCATTCTGGCATCTTCGGCGGTGCCGTGGCCAATCCCGCCACCATCGCCGCCCGCCTCGCTGCCTCCTTGCATGATGATCAGGGCAGGGTGCTCATTCCCGGTTTCTATGATGACGTCAAGCCTCTGGCCAGTTGGGAACGCAGCGCCTGGGCTGAGCTTGGTGATGGCGATGCCGAGACCCTCTCCCTCACCGGAGTGCCCGCCCTCTTTGGCGAGCCTGAATTCACCGAGCGCGAGCGCCGCTGGGCACGCCCCACCGCTGAAGTGAACGGCATCGGCGGCGGCTATCAGGGGGAAGGTTCTAAAACCGTCATTCCTCGTGAAGCCTTCGTGAAGTTGTCTTTCCGTCTCGTCCCTGACCAAAATCCCGAACAGATTCTGGACCTTGCCACCGCCTACCTCCTGTCGAAAGCCCCCGCCAGCGTCAGGCTGGAGATCAAGCGTGGCCACACTGGCCAGGCCTATCTCATGGACCCCCAGGGCCCCCTGGGTAAAGCCGCCCAGCGTGCATTGACCAAGACCTTTGGTGGCAAGATCGCCCTCATCCGGGAAGGCGGCAGCATCCCCATCGTCCAGGCCTTCAAAGACGTCCTGAAAGCGGATACCCTGCTCCTCGGCCTCGCTCTTCCAGATTGCCAGGCCCACGCCCCCAACGAGAACTTCCCCATCGCCAACCTCGAAGCCGGCATCCGCCTCAATCAAGCACTCCTCGCAGAGCTTGGCGCATAG
- a CDS encoding site-2 protease family protein, with product MLRFNFLGFPIVIHWVFWLTMALLGGVFRATDDPEAMKRVLVWVVAGFLSIFIHELGHALTMRHYGARRVEIVLHSFGGYAMPDRRFGRSESFFVSAAGPFLQIAAGVVMWWIMDAWRPADMLGLHFMKSFVNVSIIWAVLNLFPIIPLDGGHIMQALLGPQRQKIALTISIVCAVGFGILAVFFGQIFVVIFFAIFAFNNWKQLRGEPPAMMP from the coding sequence ATGCTGCGCTTTAACTTCCTCGGTTTCCCCATCGTCATTCATTGGGTCTTCTGGCTTACCATGGCCCTTTTGGGCGGCGTCTTCCGCGCCACCGATGATCCCGAGGCCATGAAGCGGGTGCTCGTGTGGGTCGTTGCCGGATTCCTCTCCATCTTCATCCATGAGCTAGGTCATGCATTGACCATGCGTCACTACGGCGCACGCAGGGTGGAAATTGTTCTTCACAGCTTCGGCGGATACGCCATGCCAGACCGCCGCTTCGGCCGTAGCGAGAGCTTCTTCGTCAGCGCTGCCGGGCCATTCCTTCAGATCGCCGCCGGAGTCGTCATGTGGTGGATCATGGATGCCTGGCGTCCCGCTGACATGCTTGGGCTGCACTTCATGAAATCCTTTGTGAATGTCAGCATCATCTGGGCTGTGCTGAATCTTTTCCCCATCATCCCCCTGGATGGCGGCCACATCATGCAGGCCCTGCTGGGACCGCAGCGGCAAAAGATCGCCCTCACCATCAGTATCGTCTGTGCGGTCGGCTTTGGTATTTTAGCCGTGTTTTTTGGACAGATCTTTGTCGTCATCTTTTTTGCCATCTTCGCTTTCAATAACTGGAAGCAGCTACGCGGTGAGCCGCCTGCAATGATGCCCTGA
- a CDS encoding lysophospholipid acyltransferase family protein: MLTVTTFSHPTNAKVKKLRYFCETVLVASAAWLLPRLPRFLILALARWVGSAAYYLDRKGRYAALENLRVAFQDEYTPADRRRIARLSYQNFARTFLDLFWATSLTSQTWQQHITIEMCDSHAEAQARETGAVWVTPHFGNFELVSLIWGFRGIPFTVVAQDFDNVGLTAIFKRLREHSGHTVIPQENAILKLTKALKRQGHAALLTDLNIPAGKVSTAIRCFGLLTCVPTLHVQLAMRLGLSIMTGVCQPLPDGRYKVSIFEAIRPQPEDDITAITQRIWDHFEAAIRKNPECWLWMYKHWRYLPTRDVYPNYPGYAKSSRKFTAMLEAMNIQIAQEKVS; the protein is encoded by the coding sequence GTGCTTACCGTAACGACCTTTTCCCATCCCACAAACGCCAAGGTGAAGAAGCTCCGATATTTCTGCGAAACTGTTTTGGTCGCTTCTGCGGCCTGGTTACTGCCCCGTCTGCCCAGATTTCTCATCCTGGCCCTGGCCCGGTGGGTCGGTTCTGCCGCCTATTATTTGGATCGAAAGGGGCGCTATGCCGCTTTGGAAAACCTCCGCGTCGCCTTCCAAGACGAATACACCCCGGCTGACCGCCGCCGCATCGCCCGGCTGTCCTACCAAAACTTCGCCCGCACTTTCCTGGATCTTTTCTGGGCTACCTCCCTCACCTCGCAGACCTGGCAGCAGCACATCACCATCGAAATGTGCGATTCCCACGCCGAGGCCCAGGCTCGGGAAACCGGTGCCGTTTGGGTCACCCCCCATTTTGGCAACTTTGAGCTCGTCAGCCTCATCTGGGGATTTCGTGGCATACCTTTCACCGTCGTCGCTCAGGATTTTGATAACGTGGGCCTCACCGCCATCTTTAAACGCCTTCGTGAGCATTCCGGCCATACCGTCATCCCCCAGGAAAATGCCATCCTGAAGCTGACCAAAGCCCTCAAGCGACAAGGCCACGCCGCTCTCTTGACGGACCTCAACATCCCCGCTGGAAAGGTTTCTACCGCCATCCGTTGTTTTGGCCTCCTCACCTGCGTGCCTACCCTGCATGTCCAGCTCGCCATGCGCCTCGGCCTTTCCATCATGACCGGTGTCTGCCAGCCCCTGCCGGATGGCCGGTATAAAGTCTCCATTTTTGAGGCCATCCGCCCACAGCCGGAGGACGATATCACCGCCATCACCCAGCGCATCTGGGATCACTTTGAAGCCGCCATCCGTAAAAACCCCGAATGCTGGCTCTGGATGTATAAACACTGGCGCTACCTGCCCACCCGCGATGTGTATCCAAATTACCCGGGATACGCCAAGTCCTCGCGCAAATTCACGGCCATGCTGGAGGCAATGAACATCCAAATCGCCCAGGAAAAAGTGAGCTGA
- a CDS encoding M20/M25/M40 family metallo-hydrolase: MAVPNLTTILKRILKQPTAPFHEYHVRAEIEALLKGCPHVKTKRDKYGNLIATYKNGKSKSKPTWVLGAHMDHPAFVKVPGSKGKDEFEFLGGVPKPEVEAGIKRGLRGKAKGDIATWVFPVNVTDDKIEATACDDLVGCAVIVATFWELAELNLSTTFHAVFTRAEEVGFLGAWHIAQKWPFETDDVFLSIETSRPVNGAVMSGGPVVRVGDRLSIFDSEGTAVLMTTAKEQGIRVQRCLLDAGACEATAMQAAGIRSTGISIPLGNYHNMDANKKIAPEYVMQSDVRDLINLLKALVATKHDGIGERSIRERVEMRTEEYAAHLKAANKHFK, encoded by the coding sequence ATGGCAGTGCCCAACCTCACAACCATTCTCAAGCGAATTCTAAAGCAGCCAACCGCTCCTTTCCACGAATACCATGTTCGTGCAGAGATCGAAGCCCTGCTGAAGGGATGTCCACACGTCAAAACGAAGCGTGACAAATACGGGAATCTCATCGCCACCTATAAAAACGGCAAAAGCAAAAGCAAACCGACCTGGGTCCTGGGGGCGCATATGGACCACCCGGCCTTCGTGAAAGTACCGGGGAGCAAGGGTAAGGATGAATTTGAATTTCTGGGTGGGGTGCCCAAACCTGAGGTGGAGGCGGGCATCAAGCGTGGCCTGCGAGGCAAAGCCAAGGGCGATATCGCGACCTGGGTTTTCCCGGTGAACGTGACGGACGACAAGATTGAGGCGACTGCCTGTGATGACCTTGTGGGTTGTGCCGTGATTGTGGCGACCTTTTGGGAATTGGCGGAGCTGAACCTGAGCACGACCTTTCATGCGGTCTTTACCCGTGCGGAAGAAGTGGGTTTCCTGGGAGCCTGGCACATTGCGCAAAAGTGGCCGTTTGAGACAGACGATGTTTTCCTTTCCATCGAAACGAGCCGCCCTGTGAATGGTGCGGTGATGAGCGGTGGACCGGTGGTGCGTGTGGGTGACCGCCTTTCCATCTTCGACAGTGAAGGGACGGCGGTGCTGATGACCACGGCCAAGGAGCAGGGCATCCGTGTGCAGCGGTGCCTGCTGGACGCTGGTGCCTGTGAAGCTACGGCGATGCAGGCCGCTGGCATCCGCAGCACGGGCATCTCCATCCCGCTGGGCAATTATCACAACATGGACGCGAACAAAAAGATCGCCCCTGAGTATGTGATGCAAAGCGATGTTCGCGACTTGATCAATCTGCTAAAGGCGCTCGTGGCCACGAAGCATGACGGCATCGGCGAACGCAGCATTCGTGAGCGTGTGGAAATGCGCACCGAAGAATACGCAGCCCACCTGAAGGCTGCCAACAAGCACTTCAAATAA
- a CDS encoding sulfatase family protein has protein sequence MKSRRWLLLLACLFSASTVLAAPQPPNILFIFTDDHSYKTLSCYPEAMPGVKTPAMDALAARGIRFSHAYMGAWCMPSRATMLTGRHPHGIESMRMSGKYPGSVYDPQQTPFFPAVFRQHGYNTAHIGKWHTGIDSGFGRDWDYQIVWNRPKYPENAGAYYEGQILEINGVKADAPNPDYSTDNYTRWASEYIRGQHRDPAKPWFLWLCYGGVHGPTTPAKRHKGLHKDDPVTVPADILAPRPGKPEYLDKTQAWKKDNDGRIVPQKSGETFGDNAKKARPYEDHIHQLNDCTQSLDEGVAEVLKALKESGQLENTLVVLTADQGFATGEHGLRTKLAPYDASYRSPLIISMPGTLPEGKVCTKPVHGTDLVATFSAFAGITLPWELHGRDLTPLLKDPTGAAWPYPCFYEATGNLFGSDVTQIMKTDPAQASYHDVPWYAALNDGRYKYIRYLTPGETEELYDLQADPEELVNLADSPAHRATLEKLRTATVDELRRTRAGYADNLPPTRQMQAAAKE, from the coding sequence ATGAAATCCCGCCGTTGGCTCCTGCTCCTTGCCTGTCTTTTTTCCGCCAGCACGGTATTGGCTGCACCCCAGCCGCCAAACATCCTTTTCATCTTCACGGACGACCACTCCTACAAGACACTCTCTTGTTATCCGGAGGCCATGCCTGGGGTGAAAACACCCGCCATGGATGCGCTCGCAGCACGAGGCATTCGCTTCAGCCATGCTTACATGGGTGCCTGGTGCATGCCCTCCCGGGCCACAATGCTCACAGGTCGGCATCCACATGGCATTGAGTCCATGCGCATGAGCGGGAAATACCCCGGCAGTGTCTATGATCCGCAGCAGACACCTTTCTTTCCCGCCGTATTCCGTCAGCATGGGTATAACACCGCCCATATTGGCAAGTGGCACACTGGTATAGATTCCGGCTTTGGCCGCGACTGGGATTATCAGATCGTTTGGAACCGGCCCAAATATCCCGAAAATGCTGGCGCTTATTACGAGGGCCAGATTTTGGAGATCAATGGTGTCAAAGCCGATGCTCCCAACCCAGACTACTCCACCGATAACTATACCCGTTGGGCCTCTGAATACATTCGTGGTCAGCATCGTGATCCCGCCAAGCCCTGGTTCCTCTGGCTCTGCTACGGTGGCGTCCACGGACCCACCACCCCCGCCAAACGCCACAAAGGTCTTCATAAGGACGATCCCGTCACCGTTCCTGCCGATATCCTCGCCCCACGTCCTGGCAAGCCCGAATACCTGGACAAAACCCAGGCCTGGAAAAAAGACAACGATGGCCGCATCGTCCCCCAAAAGAGCGGAGAAACCTTCGGGGACAATGCCAAAAAAGCCCGTCCCTATGAAGACCACATTCACCAGCTCAATGATTGCACCCAGTCCCTGGATGAAGGCGTGGCTGAAGTCCTAAAAGCCCTCAAAGAAAGTGGCCAGCTTGAAAATACCCTCGTCGTCCTCACGGCGGATCAGGGCTTCGCTACCGGTGAGCATGGCCTCCGTACAAAGCTCGCCCCCTACGATGCCTCCTACCGCAGCCCCCTCATCATCTCCATGCCAGGTACCTTGCCGGAAGGAAAAGTCTGCACCAAGCCCGTCCATGGTACCGACCTCGTCGCCACCTTCAGTGCCTTTGCTGGAATCACCCTCCCTTGGGAGCTTCATGGCCGCGACCTCACCCCCCTGCTAAAAGATCCCACCGGCGCGGCTTGGCCCTACCCCTGTTTTTATGAGGCCACAGGAAATCTATTCGGCTCCGATGTCACCCAGATCATGAAGACCGACCCTGCCCAGGCCTCCTACCACGACGTTCCCTGGTATGCCGCTCTCAACGACGGCCGGTATAAATACATCCGTTATCTCACACCTGGAGAGACGGAGGAGCTATACGATCTGCAGGCAGATCCCGAGGAACTGGTCAATCTCGCGGATAGCCCCGCACACCGCGCCACCTTGGAAAAACTGCGTACTGCCACCGTGGATGAACTGCGTCGCACCCGTGCCGGATACGCCGATAACCTGCCGCCTACCCGGCAGATGCAGGCAGCGGCCAAGGAATAA
- a CDS encoding Amuc_1098 family type IV pilus outer membrane protein — translation MHRPNPRLTRQHAVKTAVFSLAMAGSLHFLLPTASAGEGTLGLAEKEIQRRSTTVTTQQALMQEAETLLRNGDTAAALKIFETAFNAIPDVPLAAETRAVALDGYLRAGLARATELMNAGDYPAAVVILEKLDQPGVAQHDKRIAKVRQRLEDPDRYPPALTPGHIAKVAEVEKLLMLANSQREIGEYDKAILTYEEVLRLDAYNSAARRGLQKVEQNRAQYFEAAKDHTRSKMLNDVSGAWEKAVPPSGADLSNLFDGGRSGISATGALVGREAIQQKLRDLIINRIDFSGASIEEVVEYLRVRSRDLDPAGKGVDFVISVPPEQMTRPISLNLKLVPIEEVLRYVTEMVGLTYRVEEYAVRLISLTQDADLMISKSYRVPPDFISNAPVGGDAAGTTSPDPFASGTQATTAPGGLQVRRLGAQEFLQSYGVTFGEGASASFTPTTSMLIVRNTAKNMELVDMLVEQAQNRSPKQVIIDVKFLEVGDNRLSELGFDWLLGNFGISSQAAQLAGGTTGNAGAFQNGDFPFQTAAGPVGSNPVTAGLRSSGDLGLLGIDGVLFGTETTASRRSPGVLSLSGVLSSPQFQLVIRSLDQKSGIDMASQPSLVTRSGQKASLEIVRELIYPTEFDPPQIPTSVGNTNVVDAETGELIPMPLPPAVVTPSTPTSFEMRKTGIVLDIEPVIADDNRSVDLTMSPEFVEFSGFVNYGSPINTITDNEFYELTPNLIFQPVFDSRKVVTSVKVWDGATIVLGGLVTDREEVINDKVPFLGDMPVFGRLFRSNVKQRRMRHAVFFVTVHIVDPSGARVNQVQAK, via the coding sequence ATGCATCGTCCGAATCCACGTCTCACCCGCCAGCACGCAGTCAAAACTGCCGTTTTCAGTCTGGCCATGGCTGGCAGTCTGCATTTCCTCCTGCCCACTGCATCGGCTGGCGAAGGCACGCTGGGGCTGGCTGAAAAGGAAATTCAACGCCGTTCCACCACGGTCACCACTCAGCAGGCCCTCATGCAGGAGGCTGAAACCCTCCTCCGCAATGGCGATACGGCCGCAGCTTTAAAGATTTTTGAAACAGCATTCAATGCCATTCCGGATGTGCCTTTGGCTGCGGAGACTCGTGCCGTCGCTCTGGATGGTTATCTGCGCGCCGGCCTCGCCCGCGCGACGGAACTGATGAATGCGGGGGATTACCCTGCTGCCGTAGTGATCCTTGAAAAACTGGACCAGCCCGGTGTCGCTCAGCATGATAAACGCATCGCCAAAGTAAGGCAGCGGCTTGAAGATCCGGACCGTTACCCGCCTGCACTCACTCCAGGCCACATCGCCAAAGTGGCTGAGGTTGAAAAGCTTCTCATGCTTGCCAATTCCCAGCGTGAGATCGGCGAATATGATAAGGCTATTTTGACCTATGAAGAGGTCCTTCGCCTGGATGCTTACAATTCAGCCGCTCGCCGTGGCCTTCAAAAAGTGGAGCAAAATCGCGCCCAGTATTTTGAAGCCGCCAAGGATCACACCCGTAGCAAAATGCTGAACGACGTCAGTGGTGCATGGGAGAAAGCAGTTCCTCCTAGCGGTGCGGATCTATCCAATCTCTTTGATGGTGGCAGGTCGGGCATCAGTGCCACAGGTGCTCTTGTGGGTCGTGAGGCCATCCAGCAAAAATTGCGGGACCTCATCATCAATCGCATAGATTTCAGCGGTGCTTCCATTGAGGAAGTGGTGGAATACCTCCGTGTTCGTTCACGTGACCTGGATCCTGCCGGCAAAGGGGTGGATTTCGTCATCAGCGTTCCTCCGGAGCAGATGACGCGTCCCATTTCCCTCAACCTGAAACTGGTGCCGATTGAAGAAGTGCTCCGGTATGTGACCGAGATGGTAGGGCTCACCTATCGGGTCGAAGAGTATGCCGTGAGGTTGATCTCGCTGACCCAGGATGCGGACCTCATGATTTCCAAATCCTATCGTGTCCCCCCCGATTTCATTTCCAATGCCCCCGTCGGCGGTGATGCCGCTGGCACCACTTCGCCAGATCCGTTTGCCTCAGGCACTCAAGCCACCACGGCTCCTGGCGGCTTGCAAGTGCGCCGTCTCGGCGCTCAGGAGTTCCTTCAAAGCTACGGCGTAACTTTTGGAGAGGGGGCCAGTGCCAGCTTCACCCCGACCACCAGCATGTTGATCGTAAGGAACACGGCGAAAAACATGGAGCTCGTGGACATGCTCGTCGAGCAGGCTCAAAACCGCTCTCCTAAGCAGGTCATCATTGATGTAAAGTTCCTGGAAGTGGGTGATAACCGCCTGTCCGAGCTGGGCTTTGACTGGCTCCTTGGCAATTTCGGTATTTCTTCACAAGCCGCTCAGCTCGCCGGTGGTACCACGGGTAATGCAGGTGCTTTCCAGAATGGTGATTTTCCATTTCAAACCGCCGCCGGTCCGGTTGGGTCCAACCCAGTCACTGCCGGCCTGCGTTCTTCCGGGGATCTGGGCCTGCTCGGCATTGATGGAGTCCTCTTCGGTACCGAAACCACCGCCTCCAGACGCTCTCCGGGCGTTCTCTCCCTCAGTGGAGTACTCTCCAGTCCCCAGTTTCAACTGGTCATTCGGTCTCTCGATCAAAAGTCGGGCATCGATATGGCCTCCCAGCCCAGCCTGGTCACACGCAGCGGACAGAAAGCCAGCCTGGAAATCGTCCGTGAACTTATTTATCCGACTGAGTTTGATCCTCCGCAGATCCCCACCAGTGTCGGCAATACCAACGTAGTTGATGCAGAAACGGGTGAACTTATCCCCATGCCTTTGCCTCCGGCGGTTGTCACGCCCAGCACCCCGACCTCGTTTGAAATGCGCAAGACCGGCATCGTTCTGGACATAGAACCCGTCATTGCAGATGATAACCGTTCCGTGGATCTCACCATGAGTCCTGAGTTTGTCGAATTTTCCGGCTTTGTAAATTACGGCTCCCCCATCAATACCATCACCGATAACGAATTTTACGAGCTGACGCCTAACCTGATTTTCCAACCCGTTTTTGACTCCCGGAAAGTCGTGACCTCCGTTAAGGTCTGGGACGGTGCCACCATCGTTCTTGGGGGATTGGTGACAGACCGTGAAGAAGTCATCAATGACAAGGTGCCTTTTCTTGGAGATATGCCCGTTTTTGGCCGCCTCTTCAGGAGCAATGTCAAACAACGCCGCATGCGCCATGCGGTCTTCTTTGTTACGGTCCATATTGTCGATCCTTCCGGTGCCCGTGTAAACCAAGTGCAGGCAAAGTAA
- a CDS encoding RidA family protein yields the protein MELINNAPEVPSAVGPYSQAVRSNGFLFCSGQIPINPATGKIEATDVEGQTQQVLANIKALLASQGLDLTYVAKATVFLQSMADFPKVNALYEAAFSGHKPARSTIQVAALPLGALVEIEVIVELP from the coding sequence ATGGAACTCATCAATAACGCCCCTGAAGTCCCCTCCGCCGTCGGCCCTTATTCCCAGGCAGTTCGCTCCAACGGATTCCTCTTTTGCTCCGGCCAGATCCCTATCAATCCCGCCACCGGCAAGATTGAAGCCACAGATGTCGAAGGCCAGACCCAGCAGGTCCTCGCCAATATCAAAGCCCTGCTCGCCAGTCAGGGACTGGATCTCACCTACGTGGCAAAAGCCACCGTATTCCTGCAAAGCATGGCCGATTTTCCCAAAGTCAATGCTCTCTATGAGGCAGCCTTTAGCGGCCACAAGCCAGCCCGCTCCACCATCCAGGTGGCAGCACTGCCCCTCGGCGCTTTGGTGGAGATCGAAGTGATCGTCGAACTCCCCTAA